A stretch of the Mesorhizobium sp. Pch-S genome encodes the following:
- a CDS encoding phosphoglycolate phosphatase → MTRPIIVFDLDGTLVDTAPDLLDSLNHSLVDGALESVDYIGFKRFVGQGGRVMIERAYAAQRKALTTEELDRLLGLFMTHYTKNIPGKSLPYPGVVDAIDRLQEAGYVLAVCTNKYEANSKALIEALGLDKHFAAIAGQDTFAFRKPDPRHLLETIALAGGDPERAVMVGDSQTDIDTAKAAGIPVVAVDFGYTDRHVSEFEPSVVISHFDELTPALVEKLIVAAR, encoded by the coding sequence CTTGACGGAACGCTCGTCGACACCGCGCCGGACCTGCTCGACAGCCTCAACCACAGCCTGGTCGACGGTGCCCTGGAGAGCGTCGACTACATCGGTTTCAAGCGCTTCGTCGGCCAGGGCGGGCGCGTCATGATCGAACGGGCCTATGCGGCGCAGCGCAAGGCTCTGACGACCGAAGAACTGGACCGCCTGCTCGGTCTGTTCATGACCCACTACACGAAGAACATTCCCGGAAAGTCACTGCCCTATCCAGGCGTCGTCGATGCAATCGACCGGCTGCAAGAAGCAGGCTATGTGCTTGCCGTCTGCACCAACAAATATGAAGCGAACTCAAAGGCCCTGATCGAAGCGCTCGGTTTGGACAAGCACTTCGCCGCGATTGCCGGCCAGGATACGTTCGCGTTCCGCAAGCCAGATCCGCGCCACCTGCTCGAAACCATCGCTCTGGCGGGTGGAGATCCGGAGCGCGCAGTCATGGTCGGCGATTCACAGACCGATATCGACACGGCCAAGGCGGCCGGCATTCCGGTGGTGGCGGTGGATTTTGGTTACACTGACCGCCATGTCAGCGAATTCGAGCCTTCCGTGGTCATCTCGCACTTCGACGAACTGACCCCTGCCCTTGTCGAAAAACTGATCGTGGCGGCACGCTGA